CCTTTTAAACTGTAGCTCTAAACCAGAGAACAGGATTCACCAGACTCAATACCGGATAGACCTTCCAATACCGATGAAAAGAAAACGGGTGATACATCTACCATACTTGGCAAAGTCTTTTCAGTAAGTGGAAAATCAGTAGAGTTGCAAATTTCTAGTAAAGATGTTAAGCAAGGTGAGACTCTGTATATACTACAAGATGGAAAGCCAGTCGGTACATTGCAAGTAACCCAGACCTTCCATACAAAGGTGAAAGCAAAGGTAATAGACTCAACCGTCACCATAGCAAAGGGTATGAGTTTCGGTAGATGGATGGAAGGATCGAAAGTTGCTGAAGTGAAAGAAGCTAAACCCGCTAAGATTGAATCAGATCAAAGCTCCAACAATTTCAGTGAATCCCAAGGCGCAATGAATTGGAACGATGCCAAGGCGAAATGTGCAAGTCTTGGAATGAGACTACCGACAAGATCAGAATTAACATTGGCATATATTGCAAAGGAGACTGAATCTTGGGGAAAAGATGGCTATACGTATTGGACTTCTGAGGAGTATTCGTATTCCGAGGATAGCGCATTCTTTTCCAGTGTGGACTTTGGCAATGTCAGCTTCCCCCACAGTAAGAGCAATGATAACCATGTGCGTTGTATTCGCTGACCGTGCTTGGTCATTTGATTATTTCCTCACCAGTCTTCTTAGCTGGTGAGTCTTAGCCGCTAGTCTGTATAGTAGAGTGTCAAGGCTTCCGGTCTTAACCTAAAAACCAAATTTTAGGCTTAGGCAAGAAAAGCAAATAAGGCAAAATTTCCGGTGGTTCCCAATCGGAACCGCTAGGCAAGCTGTCACAGGAAAGGATTTAATCCTGGACTCAAACCACCGGAAAGAAAATAATCTTTACACTAATAAGGAGGAAAGGAATTTAAGAGAATGTTACAGTAATAACTGTAACAATTAAAAGATTAAAGGAAGGAGAAATAAAATGAAATGTCCTAGATGTGGTTTTGATGGTAAAGTTTATAAATGCAATGCTTGTGGAGATGTTCGCTGTGATTCAAATAGTTTTTTAGCTAAATCAGCTGCGTGCGCAAGTTCAAAAGGTCCTACTGGAGGCAACGGAGCACAGAATGGAGGTTCTTGCAAAGCCTGCGGAAAAGGAAAATACGTTAAAATTTAAAATAGAATTGTATAATTAGTTCCTTGGTAGTTTTGTAAATTCAAGACTCTTTTAAAATTATTTAGAAAGTATAGGGCTTTGATTTCTCTTAGCCCTTCCTTCAACATTTTATAAGTAGCGTTCAACCATTTCTTGAACTTTACTTTTTGTTACTCTTGGATAACTAAGTTTAGCCTCATTATAGATTATCCTTACAACTTCTTCTCTGTTAAAATCTCTTTCATATTTTTTGAACTCATAAATAAGTTCTCTGATTAATCGTCTCATTTCTATTCACCTTCTAGTAAATTTCCCTAAATCGCTTCAGGGATTAGTTTATTAGTAGAAGTTGGAAAACTTTTCCGTTCGTTCCTTCTTCTCCGAAAGTATGTTAAGAACATTTGCTTTTCGGAATAATTCGAGACTTGAGATAAAATTTATCTGCATGGAAACTTTAGGTAAAAAGTATAATGTAGACTTAATTATACTTTTGTCGTCATGCCCGAACACGGAACAGAAAAATCCCTACTTTCTTCCTGGACTCGGAAAGATCCTTTCCCATTTCAGGGAAAGGTATTCTTAGCTATTACTTTTTGTGTGAATCAAAAGGTTTACTATTTCTTTTATAGAAATCAATGATTCTCTTTGTTTTATCATTACATTTTGGGTGGTAGTAAATTTCATTTAACTTTCTAATGTCTCTTCTAATCTTTCTAATTTGATTCCATGAATAATTGTGTTTTACAATTGTTATAAATTTTTCCATTTTTTGCATTTCCCTCTTCTAGTTATATTAGTAAAATGCGTTTAGTAAAATCTGGATTTTTGAGCCAAAACTTGGATAACTAAACGACACTTTAAATATAAATATAATCAGGTTTTTCTCGTTTTTCTTTCTGGAGATGAAATCCGAACCATCTACTCTAACTCTTTGCATTGTGCTTGCAGAAATGCCGTTAAAAGTTTGCTGCAATGCGCGCCATATATGCTGTAATTATGCGTTTATAAGCGACTGTAATGCGTTCTAAGAGCGAATAATATGCGACTTGAATAATGCAGGGATACACATCTTTGTATCGCTTATAGGAAAGTTTCTTTTTAAGTATATGATAGAAACTTCTAAAAGGACAAAGTATTATGATGAAAAAAAAGAAGAAGATTAGTAAAAGCAGAAGAAAAGAGATAATAGAACAGCTTAATATCTCTTTTAAAAAAATAGATTTCAATAAGTTGTTCAATAGACAAGCGGATTCAGTTAGAGAAGTATATTGTTATTCTTTATCGGTTGCGAAGAAGTCAGAAAAAATTCAGATTAATTTATCCGTAAGAGAAATTTCTGAAAATACAGGAATAAGCATCACGACAGTTTCTAGGAGTTTAGGTGCGTTGCAAAAAAGAAATTTTTTAGAATGTATTGAGAAGAGCTGGAAATTTGAGTCCGCAAAGTTTAAGTTAATTGGAAAAATAAAAAAGGATTACTTATTAGATTATTCTCAAGAATTTCCAAGCTATGCTTTGATCTCATATTTAGGAAGGAATGGAGCTATAGTTTATTCTGAATTAAAGAAAGTAGGTAAAAAGAATAAAAATGATTTAATGAAAGAATGTGAATACCAAATGTCTACAAAAACTTTTTATAGACAATTAAAAAAATTAGAATCTGAAGAAATTTTATCAATTAACAATAATGACATCACGCTATTAAAGGATGTAGATACAATAGCAGATGAAAATATGGAAAAAAAATGTAAAGATTTAAAAATTAGGTATAAGAGAGAGCGAGAATTTTTTAGATTTCCACAAATAAGAAAAATGGAAAAATACCTTTTAGAAGGACAAAGTGATACATAACAATAGTAGTTATTTATATTCCTCAGAAAATTAGAAAGAATATGGAAAATTCTAATTCCCGAGGATTATATTTTGGAGCAATCTAAGAAGATATATTGAGATTATCTTCTTAAATAAAAGCCTGTTGGCAAAGACTCCACTTTTGAATAATTCGCATTCTGCAATTTCATTCTATTTTGCATATAGTCAGCAATTAAATATGCATCATTCATTACATCCTCATCAGTGTGAGTCATTTTACCAAAACCATTTTGTTTACGTAAATATTTTATTAATTTTTTATTCATCGTTTCTTTACCTCTAAAGTTAATATAAATTTTCCCAAAAAACTCTTTGGTGAGTAATTAGTGTACGTTCTAAACCTTAAAAATTTTGGTTTTGAGCTTCCACGAAAGTAGGTTAAGAATCATTTGCTTTCTGGGAGAATTTGAGACGTTCTGCTTTTTAAATATAATGCCTTAAATCTGAATTTTTAGCTTTTCGAAATGAACAACACTATTAATGTAAATAAAGATTACTCGTTGAACCTAATCACGATATATGGATGTAAAAGACTAACCCTATGTATGTATCACTTTGTCCTTCTAGAAACCATTTTTTCGGGTAGATCCTTTCCCTGAAATGGGAAAGGTTTTCATAACTGTTTATTTTAGAAAAAATTTACCCCTTTTAGTTCAAAACATCTTTTCATAAGAGAAACGGAATGCATTTTTGCTTTAAGCTTCTAATTTGCGGGATAGGATGGGAGATAATTATGGGAGAAGTTGGATGCAAATTACTAGAAAGAAAATTGTATAAATCTAAACCAAATTCTTTCAATAAAAAACGGTGTTAAGCCGTATGAAGTTGGGAAAGGAAACCCAAAACAAACTAAGAAAATATTAGAGGAAAAACCCTTTACGCAAAACACAAAAGTAGATGATACATTCCTACCATTAATAGGTGGAAGTAATTTTCACAGATACCTACTAAAGTGGAATAATGATAATTTTATAAGCTATGGTTCTTGGTTGGCTGCTCCACGCGATAAAAGTATATTCGAGTCAAAAGAAAAAACCCTCGTTCGTCAGACGAGCGATACGTTAATAGCTACAATTATTTTGGAAGGATTTATAATGAGAAATAATACTCACATTCTGCTTAGTGATAATGATGGCTACTCCTTGAAATATATTCTTGCTTTGCTTAATTCTAGTTTATTTGATTTTATTTATTGGACGATTAATCCGGAGCGAGGGGAAGCATTGGCTGAAGTGAAGGCTATGCATTTAGATCAACTACCAATAAAACAAATCTCTAAATCAGACCCACAACCTTTCATCGACTTGGTAGACAAAGTGTTATTAGCCAAACAAGAAGGAAAAGAAAGCAAAGATTTAGAAAGTGAAATAGATACCCTTGTGTATAAGCTCTATGGGATAACCGAGATGGAAAGAAAAATCATAGATGAAAAATGAAAAAATAAATATTATACGCGCCTAACGTTGGTTTTGCGGAAATTGCTACAGAATAGTATTTGACAAGCAACTTCGCAAACCCAACATATAAAAAAGAATAGTGTTGGGTAATGGAGTAAGTATTACACTCGACATCGTGTCGAGGCTGGTTATAGTAGAAGGCATTAGTCAGACTTTTTAGAATTACACAAGTCTAAAACAGCAACTAACTACGAGTATCCACTGCGGTAACGGACTATATCGGAAGCTGTCCGTCACCTTGCTCCAAGCCGGCATAGTCGTGTTAGCCAAACTTTGTAGTATATTTGTTGAACTTACGCAAGTCCAGTGCCTTCGTTCCGGTCACAAAACTTGCAAGAGAATAATGCAAGTTTTGCGCCCTACACTCAGTCACAGGACTTGCTAGTAGTTGGTCGGCTTGGAGACATGACTTTGAAACTCAAAAGATGCTACCGCACTTTCGAGTTTCAAAGTCACGTCGGATACTCTTAACGTTATATGCAATGCCACTGGAATAATCGTATAAGGATAACTTTTTTTAAAAAGCGTTTAAGAGATTGTATATTTTTTTGGGTGTGGTTAGTAAGTTTTGGATGAAGTACGAAGGTTTGGTGACTGCGGATTTCAAAGAAAGTTACTAAATAAAAGAAATTTGACAGAAGTAATTAAAAGCAAAGTCGTTCTAAGTTTGGAGTATACTGAATTAGAAAAATATTAGAAATACTAAGTTCAGAAAAATAAAATAAAATAAAATAAACTAAAATAAACTAAAATAAACTAAAATAAACTAAAATAAACTAAAATAAACTAAAATAAACTAAAATAAACTAAAATAAACTAAAATAAACTGATTCAATTATACAAATTATGTTTTAGGGAACTATTTTTCTTTTAAGAAGAAAGTAAACTGTGATTTGAAAACTAGAAAAAACTGAAATAAATTAATATTATCCGTTCTTATGTCCCAGTTCAGATGAAAGCGGAATTTTAGGATATGCAAAATAAGCTAAGCTCCAGAGGATAAAAGGAGAATAGCGATGGAAAAGGCAAAAGAAAAAACGAGAAGATTTTGGAGTGCGGATGAAAAGATAGGAATAATCAGAGAACATCTGCATAAAGTAAAGTTAGTTGACACTTGTGATGAGAAGAATATTCATCCTACTATGTTTAGTACATGGTTAAAACAGGTATTGGAAGCGGGGCGAGAAGCATTAGCTGGAACGAACAAGAAAGAGATGCGGGCGACCGACCGTTTGTTGTCCAAGCATAAAGAAGAAATTGAGCGTAAGAACCAGATTATCGCTGAGCTGACAGGTGAAATACTTGACTTAAAAAAAGAACTTGGGGACATCTGAAGGGTAATCACTGTAAGCCTGAATTAAGACAGGAAATACTTGATACGCTTGAGAGATTAAAGAAGCAAACAGGTCTCCCCATGAAAAAGCTCTCTGAATTATTAGGACTTCAAACACAAAAACTTTCTGAATGGAAGAAAAATAAAGTTCAGAAAGGGAAATCTAATATTCCTAAAGGTCATTGGTCAACGCCGGATGAGCAGAAAGCTGTTGTAGAATTCAAGAAGGAAAATATGTGTGTTGGTTACGTTCGATTAGCCTGGATGATGTTGGATAAGAATATTGTAGCCCTATCTCCATCTAGTGTATATCGAATTTTAGTCAATGCTGGATTGAACAATAAGTGGACTAGACCTGCAGGAGAGCCTAAGAAAGAAGGCTTTGATCAACCAAAGCGAGTGCATGAACATTGGCATACAGATATTTCGTATGTGAATTTTCGAGGGACATTCGTATTTTTGATTTCTGTTCTTGATGGATTTTCTAGGGCAATTCTTTCTTGGGATATTCGAACAAGAATGGAGTCTTTCGATGCTCAGATCGTTTTATGGAGAGCCTGTGATAAATGGTTAAATGCGAATAATCCTAATAATCCGCGATTGATTACTGATAATGGCTCACAATTCTTGACATCCGAGTTTAAAGCTACTCTGAAAGAATTTTCTATGAAGAATGTTCGAACTTCTGTGAATCACCCGCAATCAAATGGAAAGCTAGAACGCTTTCATGGAACTATTAAGTCAGAGGCTATTCGTGATATGCCTAAATTCACTTTGGAGCAAATAAAGAAAGAAATTGGCGAATGGATTCATTTTTACAACTATGAACGACTTCATTCGTCCATAGATTATGTTGCTCCAATGGACGTCATCGAAGGTCGAAGAGATTCTATTTTATCAGAACGAAAGCGAAAATTGCTTGAAGGAAAACAGAAACGAAAAGAATACTCAATCAATGCGAAAACAGTTTTTGAGGTTAACAGCCCTGTAGCGGCTTAGCTTATTTTTGAGTATTGAAAAATCCGTTTTTCGCTGAACTAAGACACTTAGAAAACTATTTAGTATTAATTAAACTGATTAAAGTAAACATTTTAGGTATTCTTAATAGATTAACATAAAATCAAATGTAGTAGGGAGAAGTAGGCTGTAAAAGGAAAAATCTTTTGTTAGACTAATAAAGAATATCCGCTATAAGTTTATGCTTTTTTGTTAAAGTAATTTTGAAAAGAGTTTAACTTTGCTGAAATTGCTGTCGATACTTTAGTAATTGTCAAACTTGGTAGAGTAAAAGAATAAGGCAAAAGGAACTTTTTCGTATTTGCGTTCGTGGCACTGCATATAACACATTCAGTTTCTAAACGCAATAGACTTACGAGAGCCGAATTAGGGAAAGCGGCTAAGAAGTATTAACCGGAATAAATCCGAAGAAAAAATCTCAAAAAGTCTATTGCGGTTAGAAATGAGTTGGACGAAACCGCGTTGTAATGAGACTTTATGCGGGACTATGGGGATTCAAAGTGACTAGGGAGGTCGGACTTGTTTTTGGATGAGGCTAATGGATACGAAAGAGCCAATTTTACATACGCTACATAGGAGAATCTTTTTGATCATGGACGCAAGAATATCTTTCCATTCTTCCGGTGTAGACTTCTGATTTAAAGAACGATTTAGTTTTTTAAGAAGTGACTTGCATAATTCGAGAGAGTCTTTGCGAGATCGGTTTGCGATGATTCCGTAATGTCTGATTTTAACGAATCCTAAAGGTAGGATATGCATGAGAAAGCGCCGAATAAATTCTACACACGGTAGAGTCATTGTTTTGAGTTTGTCATTATCCGCATAATCTTTGTATCTGAATGTTACGGTATTTTCTGTGATTTCTAATATTCTCTGGTTACTGATTGCTATCCTGTGTGTATAACGTCCGAGGTATTTAATTACGGAGTCAGGATTTTCGAAAGGTTGTTTTGTATACACGATCCATTTTTTAGAATAGAGGTTTGTTAAAAATCTTTGAAAATGAGAGGGGTCATTTAATTCTTCACAACTTTTGGGAATAGTAAGATAACTTCCATGATAGTATTTTTTTAAATGAAATAAAAATAATCTCTGAAATAGTTTTGATAGAACGGGAATCGGCAGAAAGAATTTATCTCTTGAATCGATCCATTTGCCTTTATCCGCAGAAATTCCGCCTCCTGTGATTAGAACATGAATATGTGGATGATAGGTTAAAGTCTGTCCCCATGTATGTAGAATAGATAAAAAGCCAGGAATACAATTTAGATACTTTTTATTTTTACTTACCTTTCTTAACGTATCCGAGACAGTTTTAAATAAAAGAGAATAGAATATCTTTTTGTTATTTAATATGAGTGAGTTTAATTCACTGGGAAGAGTAAATACAACATGAAAATATTTCACAGGTAAAATATTCTTATTCTCTTTAACTAACCATTTCTCTTTTCTTAAAAACTGACATTTGGGACAATGCCTATTACGACAGGAATTGTAGGAATTCTTTTCGAATCCACAGTGACTACATTTATCTACGTGACCACCTAGCGTCTCTGTTCTGCAATTCCTGATCGCATAATACGCTTTTACCTCGTTTCGAGTTAAGGAATTTCCATAGACAGAAAAGAATTCTTTTTCATTTTTTCGAAAAACTTCAGCTACTTCCAGTATCCTCTTTCTGACCAACATCTCTTCTTGTTGTGATGTTTCCATTTGCCAGACCTCCCGTCTGTAAAGGATTGGTTAAAATATTGTAATCGTATGTATCTAAGGGACTCTTAATATTCATTAAATCGTATCGTCTGACATGTAAATAAATATATGTAGCCTGAGGAGAAAAATGTCCGAGTAGAAGTTGAATATGATGCATATTAACCCCTGCTTCAAGAAGATGTGTTGCAAAAGAGTGTCTTAGAGTATGGACAGAGGCATTCTTTGTTATCCCCGCTTTAAAAAGAGCATCCTTAAATGCACGCTGTATTGAACGAACAGAAAAGCATTTCATCTTGTTTTTATCTCTTGCGTAAAATAGGTAATCGACAGGCTTATATTCTTGTATGTAATCTCGTAACAATTTCAAAGTAGTGGGAGACAATAGCGCATAACGATCTGTTCCACCTTTTCCATCTTTGACAAATATCTGCATTCTGTCTGGGTCTATTTGATTGACCTTTAACTTAGCTGCTTCACTGACTCGAAGTCCTGCTGAATAGATGAGAGTGAGTATAGTCTTGTGCTTTATATTCCAGGTTAAATTCAAAATAGCCTCCACTTCTGATTTACTTAACACAACCGGTTTACTCTTGGGACGTTTGTATTTAGCAATATCTTTCACAACCCATTCTGCATTAATCACATAGATGTAAAAAATCGTATCGCACTATGGACAACATTCAATGTATTAGCGGATAATTGTTTATTAACTCTTAAATGGTAAAGATAATTCTTTACTTCTTCTCGATTTATTTTATCTGGAGATTTTTTGTAATACTTTGCCAGATAATTTACATACGAAACGTAACTCTTTATCTTTTTTCGCTCATGGTCTTGAGCTTTAATTCTCGAATCATTTTCTCTCTCAGCAGGCTCATGGAATTCCTCCAAATTGTATTTGAGCCATGTATCTTTTTTTTGATTGTAAGAATAATTATTCAATTTACAAACTATTTCAAAATATATTTTTAGATTACATTCTTCCGTATCGTTTTAATGTTTATTTTATATAAACGTTGTTAGAGCAGCGTCTTTCGATAAACGCTTAGTGTCAACACATTCAGTTTCTAAACGCAATAGACTTACCAGAGCCGAATGAGGGAAAGCGGCTAAGAAGTATTAACCGGAATAAATCCGAAGAAAAATCTCAAAAAGTCTATTGCGGTTAGAAATGAGTTGGACGAAACCGCGTTGTAATGAGACTTTATGCGGGACTATGGGGATTCAAAGTGACTAGGGAGGTCGGATTTGTTTTTGGATGAGGCTAATGGATACGAAAGAGCCAATTTTACATACGCTACATAGGAGAATCTTTTTGATCATGGACGCAAGAATATCTTTCCATTCTTCCGGTGTAGACTTCTGATTTAAAGAACGATTTAGTTTTTTAAGAAGTGACTTACATAATTCGAGAGAGTCTTTGCGAGATCGGTTTGCGATGATTCCGTAATGTCTGATTTTAACGAATCCTAATGGTAGGATATGCATAAGAAACCTGCGAATAAATTCTACTCCGGCGAGAGTCATTGTTTTAAGTTTGTCATTATCCGCATAATCTTTGTATCTGAATGTTACGGTATTGTTTGTGATTTCTAATATTCTCTGGTTACTGATTGCTATCCTGTGTGTATAACGTCCGAGGTATTTAATTACGGAGTCGGGATTTTCAAAAGGTTGTTTTGTATATACGATCCATTTTTTAGAATAGAGGTTTGTTAAAAATCTTTGAAAGTGTGATGGATCATTTAATTCTTCACAACTTTTGGGAATAGTAAGATAACTTCCATGATAGTATTTTTTTAAATGAAATAAAAATAATCTCTGAAATAGTTTTGATAGAACGGGAATCGGCAGAAAGAATTTATCTCTTGAATCGATCCATTTGCCTTTATCCGCAGAAATTCCGCCTCCTGTGATTAGAACATGAATATGTGGATGATAAGATAAAGTCTGTCCCCAAGTATGCAAAATAGATAAAAAACCAGGAATACAATTTAGATACTTTTTTATTCTTACTTACCTTTCTTAACGTATCCGAGACAGTTTTAAATAAAAGAGAATAGAATATTTTTTGTTATTGAATATGAGTGAGTTTAATTCACTGGGAAGAGTAAATACAACATGAAAATATTTCACAGGTAAAATATTCTTATTCTCTTTAACTAACCATTTCTCTTTTCTCAAAAACTGACATTTGGGACAATGCCGATTTCGACAGGAATTGTAGGAATTCTTTTCGAATCCACAGTGACTACATTTATCGACGTGACCACCGAGCGTCTCTGTTCTGCAATTCCTGATCGCATAATACGCTTTTACCTCGTTTCGAGTTAAGGAATTTCCATAGACAGAAAAGAATTCTTTTTCATTTTCTCGAAAAACTTCAGCTACTTCCAGTATCCTCTTTCTGACCAACATCTCTTCTTGTTGTGATGTTTCCATTTGCCAGACCTCCCGTCTGTAAAGGATTGGTTAAAATATTGTAATCGTATGTATCTAAAGGACTCTTAATATTCATTAAATCGTATCGTCTGACATGTAAATAAATATATGTAGCCTGAGGAGAAAAATGTCCGAGTAGAAGTTGAATATGATGCATATTAACCCCTGCCTCTAGAAGATGCGTGGCAAAGGAATGTCTGAGAGTATGAACAGAGGCATTCTTTGTTATCCCTGCTTTAAAAAGAGCATCCCGAAAAGCCCGCTGTATCGCTCTGACAGAAAAACTTTTCATCTTGTTTTTATCTCTTGCGTAAAATAGGTAATCGACAGGTTTATATTCTTGTATGTAATCTCGTAACAATTTCAAAGTAGTGGGAGACAATAGCGCATAACGATCTGTTCCACCTTTTCCATCTTTGACAAATATCTGCATTCTGTCTGGGTCTATTTGATTGACCTTTAACTTAGCTGCTTCACTGACTCGAAGTCCTGCTGAATAGATGAGAGTGAGTATAGTCTTGTGCTTTATATTCCAGGTTAAATTCAAAATAGCCTCCACTTCTGATTTACTTAACACAACCGGTTTACTCTTGGGACGTTTGTATTTAGCAATATCTTTCACAACCCATTCTGCATTAATCACATAGATGTAAAAAAATCGTATCGCACTATGGACAACATTCAATGTATTAGCGGATAATTGTTTATTAACTCTTAAATGGTAAAGATAATTCTTTACTTCTTCTCGATTTATTTTATCTGGAGATTTTTTGTAATACTTTGCCAGATAATTTACATACGAAACGTAACTCTTTATCGTTTTTTCGCTCATGGTCTTGAGCTTTAATTCTCGAATCATTTTCTCTCTCAGCAGGCTCATGGAATTCCTCCAAATTGTATTTGAGCCATGTATCTTATTTTTGATTATAAGTACCAGAAATATATTTTGATAAGGTACATAATCCTAAATTAATTTTCTTTACATTCTTCCGTATCGTGGTTGCATTATATTTATCTCGACAACTACCGCAACGCGGTTTTGTTCAACAAAGAGTATCCACTGCGGAGGTGAACTACATCGGAAGCTGTTCACCTCCTTGCTCCAAGCCGGCTTAGTTGTATTAGTCAAACTTTGTAGTATTTTTGTTGAACTTACGCAAGTCCAGTGCCTTCGGTTCCGGTCACAAAACTTGCAAGAGAATAATGCAAGTTTTGCGCCCTACACTCAGTCACGGGACTTGCTAGTAATAGTACGGCTTGGAGACATGACTTTAAAACTCAAAAGCTGCTACCGCACTTTCGAGTTTTAAAGTCACGTCGGATACTCTTTACGTTATGCGCAATGCCTCGCTATATTTCATTTAGTTAATCCAACAGATTGTAGAAGAATGGAAAAAGAT
The sequence above is a segment of the Leptospiraceae bacterium genome. Coding sequences within it:
- a CDS encoding DUF1566 domain-containing protein → MQISSKDVKQGETLYILQDGKPVGTLQVTQTFHTKVKAKVIDSTVTIAKGMSFGRWMEGSKVAEVKEAKPAKIESDQSSNNFSESQGAMNWNDAKAKCASLGMRLPTRSELTLAYIAKETESWGKDGYTYWTSEEYSYSEDSAFFSSVDFGNVSFPHSKSNDNHVRCIR
- a CDS encoding winged helix-turn-helix transcriptional regulator — its product is MMKKKKKISKSRRKEIIEQLNISFKKIDFNKLFNRQADSVREVYCYSLSVAKKSEKIQINLSVREISENTGISITTVSRSLGALQKRNFLECIEKSWKFESAKFKLIGKIKKDYLLDYSQEFPSYALISYLGRNGAIVYSELKKVGKKNKNDLMKECEYQMSTKTFYRQLKKLESEEILSINNNDITLLKDVDTIADENMEKKCKDLKIRYKREREFFRFPQIRKMEKYLLEGQSDT
- a CDS encoding transposase; protein product: MEKAKEKTRRFWSADEKIGIIREHLHKVKLVDTCDEKNIHPTMFSTWLKQVLEAGREALAGTNKKEMRATDRLLSKHKEEIERKNQIIAELTGEILDLKKELGDI
- a CDS encoding transposase family protein gives rise to the protein MHEHWHTDISYVNFRGTFVFLISVLDGFSRAILSWDIRTRMESFDAQIVLWRACDKWLNANNPNNPRLITDNGSQFLTSEFKATLKEFSMKNVRTSVNHPQSNGKLERFHGTIKSEAIRDMPKFTLEQIKKEIGEWIHFYNYERLHSSIDYVAPMDVIEGRRDSILSERKRKLLEGKQKRKEYSINAKTVFEVNSPVAA
- a CDS encoding IS91 family transposase, with the translated sequence METSQQEEMLVRKRILEVAEVFRKNEKEFFSVYGNSLTRNEVKAYYAIRNCRTETLGGHVDKCSHCGFEKNSYNSCRNRHCPKCQFLRKEKWLVKENKNILPVKYFHVVFTLPSELNSLILNNKKIFYSLLFKTVSDTLRKVSKNKKYLNCIPGFLSILHTWGQTLTYHPHIHVLITGGGISADKGKWIDSRDKFFLPIPVLSKLFQRLFLFHLKKYYHGSYLTIPKSCEELNDPSHFQRFLTNLYSKKWIVYTKQPFENPDSVIKYLGRYTHRIAISNQRILEITENTVTFRYKDYADNDKLKTMTLPCVEFIRRFLMHILPLGFVKIRHYGIIANRSRKDSLELCKSLLKKLNRSLNQKSTPEEWKDILASMIKKILLCSVCKIGSFVSISLIQKQVRPP
- a CDS encoding tyrosine-type recombinase/integrase → MINAEWVVKDIAKYKRPKSKPVVLSKSEVEAILNLTWNIKHKTILTLIYSAGLRVSEAAKLKVNQIDPDRMQIFVKDGKGGTDRYALLSPTTLKLLRDYIQEYKPVDYLFYARDKNKMKCFSVRSIQRAFKDALFKAGITKNASVHTLRHSFATHLLEAGVNMHHIQLLLGHFSPQATYIYLHVRRYDLMNIKSPLDTYDYNILTNPLQTGGLANGNITTRRDVGQKEDTGSS
- a CDS encoding phage integrase N-terminal SAM-like domain-containing protein, with the protein product MNNYSYNQKKDTWLKYNLEEFHEPAERENDSRIKAQDHERKKIKSYVSYVNYLAKYYKKSPDKINREEVKNYLYHLRVNKQLSANTLNVVHSAIRFFTSM
- a CDS encoding transposase, producing the protein MHTWGQTLSYHPHIHVLITGGGISADKGKWIDSRDKFFLPIPVLSKLFQRLFLFHLKKYYHGSYLTIPKSCEELNDPSHFQRFLTNLYSKKWIVYTKQPFENPDSVIKYLGRYTHRIAISNQRILEITNNTVTFRYKDYADNDKLKTMTLAGVEFIRRFLMHILPLGFVKIRHYGIIANRSRKDSLELCKSLLKKLNRSLNQKSTPEEWKDILASMIKKILLCSVCKIGSFVSISLIQKQIRPP
- a CDS encoding transposase zinc-binding domain-containing protein gives rise to the protein METSQQEEMLVRKRILEVAEVFRENEKEFFSVYGNSLTRNEVKAYYAIRNCRTETLGGHVDKCSHCGFEKNSYNSCRNRHCPKCQFLRKEKWLVKENKNILPVKYFHVVFTLPSELNSLIFNNKKYSILFYLKLSRIR
- a CDS encoding site-specific integrase, coding for MSLLREKMIRELKLKTMSEKTIKSYVSYVNYLAKYYKKSPDKINREEVKNYLYHLRVNKQLSANTLNVVHSAIRFFYIYVINAEWVVKDIAKYKRPKSKPVVLSKSEVEAILNLTWNIKHKTILTLIYSAGLRVSEAAKLKVNQIDPDRMQIFVKDGKGGTDRYALLSPTTLKLLRDYIQEYKPVDYLFYARDKNKMKSFSVRAIQRAFRDALFKAGITKNASVHTLRHSFATHLLEAGVNMHHIQLLLGHFSPQATYIYLHVRRYDLMNIKSPLDTYDYNILTNPLQTGGLANGNITTRRDVGQKEDTGSS